One Deinococcus sp. LM3 genomic region harbors:
- a CDS encoding aldo/keto reductase, with protein sequence MTLIDTARGYGLSEERIGRHLSYRRHDFILSSKGGYGADGADDWTPQAIRLGIEQALTRLRCDWIDIFHLHSCPADTLRREDLLGALDDARASGLIRVAAYSGENEALAWAAQSGRFGSLETSVNLADQWSRHQVLPTAHDAGLGAIAKRPIANAAWRFVQRPAGDYAETYWERLGRLDLNGVREAAGLDWTQFALRFSAYAPGVHSAIVGTASIENLERNVRIVQEGPLPLDVLTHIEAAWRAHGTDWGGEV encoded by the coding sequence GTGACCCTGATCGACACGGCGCGCGGGTACGGCCTCAGCGAGGAACGCATCGGGCGGCACCTGTCGTACCGGCGGCACGACTTCATCCTCAGCAGCAAGGGCGGGTACGGCGCGGACGGCGCCGACGACTGGACCCCGCAGGCGATCCGCCTGGGTATCGAGCAGGCCCTGACGCGGCTGCGCTGCGACTGGATCGACATCTTCCACCTGCACTCCTGCCCCGCAGACACGCTGCGCCGCGAGGACCTGCTGGGCGCGCTGGACGACGCCCGCGCGAGCGGCCTGATCCGCGTGGCGGCGTACAGCGGCGAGAACGAGGCCCTGGCCTGGGCCGCGCAGTCTGGTCGCTTCGGCAGCCTGGAAACCAGCGTGAACCTCGCCGACCAGTGGAGCCGGCATCAGGTGCTGCCCACCGCGCACGACGCCGGACTGGGCGCGATCGCCAAGCGCCCCATCGCGAACGCCGCGTGGCGCTTCGTGCAGCGTCCGGCCGGTGACTACGCCGAGACGTACTGGGAGCGGCTGGGCCGGCTCGACCTGAACGGCGTGCGCGAGGCCGCCGGGCTGGACTGGACACAGTTCGCGCTGCGCTTCAGCGCGTACGCGCCAGGGGTTCACAGCGCCATCGTGGGGACCGCCAGCATCGAGAACTTGGAACGCAACGTCCGGATCGTGCAGGAAGGCCCGCTGCCGCTGGACGTCCTGACGCACATCGAGGCCGCGTGGCGCGCGCACGGCACGGACTGGGGCGGCGAGGTCTGA
- a CDS encoding Gfo/Idh/MocA family oxidoreductase, translating to MTEPAFCWGLLGAARIARALIPAIREAGGEVAFVGVRDPHSARAQAFAQEWGVQVAGTYDDLIAADVHAVYNPLPNDAHLPWTLAALRAGKHVLTEKPLTLNAAEAQQLADAALQAGLTLLEAFAYRFQPHILRIVELVRGGTLGDVRSVHGAFGFHMTNPDDFRWNAAQGGGALFDVGTYPVNLMRLLLGEPQAVTAAARWTPAGAQPGTGDIDVALSGTLDFGGALGSLDCAFDWTDPSFSRLTVVGTRGTLDVPRVYHSHTHEPVTLHLNLGGQESREEFPPSNGYARMVAHFQRTARGQEAALYPPADAVAQARVLDALYASARTGARVTLDAHA from the coding sequence ATGACTGAACCTGCGTTCTGCTGGGGGCTGCTGGGCGCCGCCCGCATTGCCCGCGCCCTGATTCCCGCGATCCGCGAGGCGGGCGGCGAGGTGGCGTTCGTGGGCGTGCGCGACCCGCACTCGGCGCGGGCGCAGGCCTTCGCGCAGGAATGGGGCGTGCAGGTCGCCGGAACGTACGACGACCTGATCGCGGCTGACGTGCACGCCGTGTACAACCCCCTGCCGAACGACGCGCACCTGCCCTGGACGCTGGCGGCGCTGCGGGCCGGGAAGCACGTCCTGACCGAGAAGCCCCTGACCCTGAACGCCGCCGAGGCGCAGCAGCTCGCGGACGCGGCGCTCCAGGCGGGCCTCACGCTGCTGGAGGCCTTCGCGTACCGCTTCCAGCCGCACATCCTGCGGATCGTGGAACTCGTGCGGGGCGGCACGCTGGGCGACGTGCGGTCCGTACACGGCGCGTTCGGGTTCCACATGACCAACCCGGACGACTTCCGCTGGAACGCCGCGCAGGGCGGTGGGGCGCTGTTCGACGTGGGCACCTACCCCGTGAACCTGATGCGCCTGCTGCTGGGTGAACCGCAGGCCGTGACCGCCGCCGCCCGCTGGACCCCCGCCGGGGCGCAACCCGGCACAGGCGACATCGACGTGGCCCTCAGTGGCACCCTGGACTTCGGGGGCGCGCTGGGCAGCCTGGACTGCGCCTTCGACTGGACCGACCCCAGCTTCAGCCGCCTGACGGTCGTGGGCACGCGCGGCACGCTGGATGTCCCGCGCGTGTACCACAGCCACACGCACGAACCCGTGACCCTGCACCTGAACCTGGGCGGCCAGGAAAGCCGCGAGGAGTTCCCGCCGTCGAACGGGTACGCGCGCATGGTCGCCCACTTCCAGCGCACGGCGCGCGGACAGGAAGCGGCGCTGTACCCCCCCGCCGACGCCGTGGCACAGGCACGGGTGCTGGACGCCCTGTACGCCTCGGCCCGCACGGGAGCGCGCGTGACGCTGGACGCGCACGCCTGA
- a CDS encoding quinate 5-dehydrogenase — protein sequence MTDPLQGWQPAPAGHKHVVSVSLGGSARNARETTTVLGQPFIIERIGTDGDARKMAALFQALDGRVDAFGLGGADLYLLAGGKRYTFTNVRKLVAGARITPVLDGSGLKNTLERDAIAQLDPVLNWRTQKVLMVSAVDRFGMAEALAGHGADMVFGDIVFGLNVDRPLRSITSLQRVARLILPALTRLPQDWFYPTGAKQDTSVQGKGTRYYAWADVIAGDTLYVKRYAPQDLSGKTILTQTITQADRDWMKARGVARLITTTPRMGSRNFATNVLEAMFVALSGKREALTGPEYLEYIRQVGFRPEINEL from the coding sequence ATGACCGATCCCCTCCAGGGCTGGCAACCTGCGCCGGCCGGGCACAAGCACGTCGTCAGCGTCAGCCTGGGCGGCAGCGCCCGCAACGCCCGCGAGACCACCACCGTGCTGGGGCAGCCGTTCATCATCGAACGCATCGGCACGGACGGTGACGCCAGGAAGATGGCGGCCCTGTTCCAGGCCCTCGACGGCCGCGTGGACGCCTTCGGGCTGGGCGGCGCGGACCTGTACCTGCTGGCCGGCGGGAAACGCTACACCTTCACGAACGTCCGCAAACTCGTGGCCGGGGCGCGCATCACCCCGGTCCTCGACGGCAGCGGCCTGAAAAACACCCTGGAACGCGACGCCATCGCGCAACTCGACCCGGTCCTGAACTGGCGCACGCAGAAAGTCCTGATGGTCTCCGCCGTGGACCGCTTCGGCATGGCCGAGGCCCTCGCCGGGCACGGCGCCGACATGGTGTTCGGGGACATCGTGTTCGGCCTGAACGTCGACCGGCCCCTGCGCAGCATCACGTCCCTGCAACGCGTCGCGCGGCTGATCCTGCCCGCCCTGACCCGCCTCCCGCAGGACTGGTTCTACCCGACCGGCGCCAAACAGGACACCAGCGTGCAGGGCAAAGGCACGCGCTACTACGCCTGGGCCGACGTGATCGCCGGCGACACCCTCTACGTCAAACGCTACGCTCCGCAGGACCTGAGCGGCAAGACCATCCTCACGCAGACCATCACCCAGGCCGACCGCGACTGGATGAAGGCGCGCGGCGTGGCCCGCCTGATCACCACCACGCCCCGCATGGGCAGCCGCAACTTCGCCACCAACGTCCTGGAAGCCATGTTCGTCGCCCTGAGCGGCAAACGTGAGGCCCTGACCGGCCCCGAATACCTGGAGTACATCCGACAGGTCGGGTTCAGACCCGAAATCAACGAGCTGTGA
- a CDS encoding aminoglycoside phosphotransferase family protein, translating into MSDLPDLTPGELAAFAQQFGLESPLTRLPSVGIVNRVYRARRVGRDVVLRVPMPGDIEDALTESVAVPAAVRAGIPTPELLVFDDARAVLDAPVTLYAFAPGRSLDGLGWGYGDPRLSRAWREAGRALAALHAGVTDAPDPHGHLKAITPPHPVRTRTRVLTGERLGTAEADWATGLTARLLSENPPPAHPAFLHNDLHAGNLMVTGDGAVTALIDWGDAGWGDPALDLSYSGPLAVPDLLAGYHEASGTEGDALTLRVLAYTLDNATRYLTRQPEAHENGDLWYTRPATALMGLLRVSPRVPQWQEALAARR; encoded by the coding sequence GTGTCTGACCTTCCCGACCTGACGCCGGGTGAGCTGGCGGCCTTCGCGCAGCAGTTCGGCCTGGAATCGCCCCTGACGCGCCTGCCGAGCGTGGGGATCGTGAACCGCGTGTACCGCGCCCGGCGGGTCGGTCGGGACGTGGTGCTGCGCGTGCCGATGCCCGGCGACATCGAGGATGCCCTGACCGAGAGTGTGGCCGTGCCCGCAGCGGTGCGGGCGGGCATTCCGACGCCGGAACTGCTGGTGTTCGACGACGCGCGCGCGGTGCTGGACGCCCCGGTGACGCTGTACGCCTTCGCGCCGGGCCGCAGCCTGGACGGCCTGGGCTGGGGCTACGGTGACCCGCGCCTGTCCCGCGCGTGGCGGGAGGCGGGCCGCGCCCTGGCCGCCCTGCACGCGGGCGTGACAGACGCGCCCGACCCGCACGGGCACCTGAAAGCCATCACGCCGCCCCACCCGGTCCGCACCCGCACGCGCGTCCTGACCGGCGAGCGGCTGGGCACCGCCGAGGCCGACTGGGCGACCGGCCTGACCGCCCGCCTGCTGAGCGAGAATCCACCGCCCGCGCACCCTGCGTTCCTGCACAACGACCTGCACGCCGGAAACCTGATGGTGACCGGCGACGGCGCGGTGACGGCCCTGATCGACTGGGGGGACGCCGGGTGGGGCGACCCGGCCCTGGACCTCAGCTATTCCGGGCCGCTGGCCGTGCCGGACCTGCTCGCCGGGTACCACGAGGCCAGTGGCACCGAAGGCGACGCCCTGACCCTGCGGGTGCTGGCGTACACGCTGGACAACGCCACCCGCTACCTCACGCGGCAGCCGGAGGCGCACGAGAACGGCGACCTGTGGTACACCCGCCCCGCCACCGCCCTGATGGGGTTGCTGCGCGTCAGTCCGCGCGTGCCGCAGTGGCAGGAGGCGCTGGCGGCCCGACGCTGA
- the xpt gene encoding xanthine phosphoribosyltransferase: protein MQALVDAIRQQGEVLPGGILKVDGLVNHQLLPHLTREMGEVFAAHFAPLNPGKIVTIEVSGIAPAIATAMVLGVPMVYARKKKPVTMKEPAFTAQSVSRTKGGVVDLFISSEFLGAGDRVVVIDDFLASGGTLRALAGMIEVSGAELLGIGCVVEKQFEDGREKLADLNVPIHTLANIVRMSEADGIEVEAGR, encoded by the coding sequence ATGCAGGCACTCGTGGACGCGATTCGGCAGCAGGGTGAAGTTCTTCCCGGTGGGATTCTCAAGGTGGACGGACTGGTGAACCACCAGCTGTTGCCGCACCTGACGCGCGAGATGGGCGAGGTGTTCGCCGCGCACTTCGCGCCGCTGAACCCCGGCAAGATCGTGACCATCGAGGTCAGCGGCATCGCGCCCGCCATCGCGACGGCCATGGTGCTGGGCGTGCCGATGGTGTACGCCCGCAAGAAGAAACCCGTCACCATGAAGGAACCCGCGTTCACCGCGCAGTCCGTCAGTCGCACCAAGGGCGGCGTGGTGGACCTGTTCATCAGCAGCGAGTTCCTGGGCGCCGGGGACCGCGTGGTCGTCATCGACGATTTCCTCGCGTCGGGCGGCACGTTGCGCGCCCTGGCGGGCATGATCGAGGTCAGTGGCGCCGAGCTGCTGGGCATCGGCTGCGTCGTGGAAAAGCAGTTCGAGGACGGCCGTGAGAAACTCGCTGACCTGAACGTGCCCATCCACACCCTGGCGAACATCGTCCGCATGAGCGAGGCGGACGGCATCGAGGTCGAAGCGGGGAGATAA
- a CDS encoding acyl-CoA carboxylase subunit beta, which translates to MTNPGVELQELIAAMEQRRTRVEQGGGPERLKKQRDGGKLTARERIDVLLDPGSFLEMGTFVEHRGGRLMQGVDAPGEGVVTGRGTIHGRQVFVFSQDFTVLGGSLGKMNAAKVTKIMDMAARTGCPVIGLNDSAGARIQEGVDSLSGYGEIFYRNAIYSGAVPQISAILGPCAGGAVYSPALTDFILMSGGSSYMFITGPEVIKSVTREDVTFDSLGGADVHTRKSGVAHLEYDGDEAVLAGVRDLLGYLPQNAREKAPSQPTGDPADRTNERLLDIVVPDQRKPYAMHAVIHELVDDGTFLEIQPNWAKNIVVGFARLNGESVGIVANNPRVMAGTLNIDASDKAARFIRTCDCYNIPILTLVDVTGFLPGVAQEHAGIIRHGAKMLYAYAEATVPKVTLITRKSYGGAYLAMNSRDMGADVVYAWPTAAVAVMGAEGAANIVYRREIAGSENPDATRAQKIAEYKDAFDNPYVAASKGYIDDVIPMEDTRRVLIQTFAMLRDKEEARPYKKHGNIPL; encoded by the coding sequence ATGACAAATCCGGGCGTGGAGTTACAGGAACTGATCGCGGCGATGGAGCAGCGCCGCACGCGGGTCGAGCAGGGCGGCGGGCCCGAACGCCTGAAGAAGCAGCGGGACGGCGGGAAACTCACGGCCCGCGAGCGGATCGACGTGCTGCTCGACCCGGGTTCCTTCCTGGAGATGGGCACGTTCGTGGAGCACCGGGGCGGCCGCCTGATGCAGGGCGTGGACGCGCCGGGCGAGGGTGTCGTGACCGGGCGCGGCACGATCCACGGGCGGCAGGTGTTTGTGTTCAGTCAGGATTTCACGGTGCTGGGCGGCTCTCTGGGCAAGATGAATGCCGCGAAGGTCACGAAGATCATGGACATGGCCGCCAGGACCGGCTGCCCGGTGATCGGCCTGAACGACAGTGCCGGGGCGCGCATTCAGGAGGGCGTGGATTCGCTCAGCGGGTACGGCGAGATCTTCTACCGCAATGCGATCTACTCGGGCGCGGTGCCGCAGATCAGCGCGATCCTGGGTCCCTGCGCGGGCGGCGCGGTGTATTCGCCAGCCCTGACGGATTTCATCCTGATGAGTGGCGGCAGCAGTTACATGTTCATCACGGGTCCCGAGGTGATCAAGTCCGTGACGCGTGAGGACGTGACCTTCGACTCGCTGGGCGGCGCGGACGTGCACACCCGCAAGAGCGGCGTGGCGCACCTGGAGTACGACGGTGACGAGGCGGTCCTGGCGGGCGTGCGGGACCTGCTGGGTTACCTGCCGCAGAACGCCCGCGAGAAGGCCCCCAGTCAGCCGACGGGCGACCCGGCCGACCGGACGAACGAGCGGCTGCTGGACATCGTCGTGCCGGACCAGCGCAAACCGTACGCCATGCACGCCGTGATTCACGAACTGGTGGACGACGGCACCTTCCTGGAAATCCAGCCGAACTGGGCGAAGAACATCGTGGTGGGCTTCGCGCGCCTGAACGGCGAGTCGGTGGGCATCGTGGCGAACAACCCGCGCGTCATGGCGGGCACTTTGAACATCGACGCGTCGGACAAGGCGGCGCGGTTCATCCGCACCTGCGACTGCTACAACATCCCGATCCTGACGCTGGTGGACGTGACGGGCTTCCTGCCGGGCGTGGCGCAGGAGCACGCCGGGATCATCCGGCACGGCGCGAAGATGCTGTACGCGTACGCCGAGGCGACCGTCCCCAAGGTCACGCTGATCACCCGCAAGAGTTACGGCGGCGCGTACCTCGCCATGAACAGCCGCGACATGGGCGCCGACGTGGTGTACGCGTGGCCGACGGCCGCCGTGGCCGTCATGGGCGCCGAGGGAGCGGCGAACATCGTGTACCGCCGCGAAATTGCGGGCAGCGAGAACCCCGACGCGACCCGCGCGCAGAAGATCGCCGAGTACAAGGACGCCTTCGACAACCCCTACGTGGCCGCCAGCAAGGGCTACATCGACGATGTGATCCCCATGGAGGATACCCGCCGCGTGCTGATCCAGACCTTCGCCATGCTGCGCGACAAGGAAGAGGCCCGGCCCTACAAGAAGCACGGCAACATTCCGCTGTAA
- the msrB gene encoding peptide-methionine (R)-S-oxide reductase MsrB, with protein MTDKPFVKPSDTELRERLTPIQYSVTQHEGTERAFTGEYWDHTGEGIYVDVVSGEPLFSSLDKYDAGCGWPSFTRPIPTVTLTENTDYKIGYARTEVRSVAADSHLGHVFPDGPQEHGGLRYCINSAAMRFVPLAELEAQGYGEYRALFG; from the coding sequence ATGACTGACAAGCCGTTCGTGAAACCGTCGGATACCGAGCTGCGCGAGCGCCTGACGCCCATCCAGTACAGCGTGACCCAGCACGAGGGCACCGAGCGGGCCTTTACCGGCGAGTACTGGGATCACACTGGGGAAGGCATCTACGTGGACGTGGTGAGCGGCGAGCCGCTGTTCTCCAGCCTCGACAAGTACGACGCCGGGTGCGGGTGGCCCAGCTTCACGCGGCCGATTCCCACTGTCACGCTGACCGAGAACACGGATTACAAGATCGGGTACGCCCGCACCGAGGTCCGTTCGGTCGCGGCGGACTCTCACTTGGGGCACGTGTTCCCGGACGGCCCGCAGGAGCACGGGGGCCTGCGGTACTGCATCAACTCGGCGGCGATGCGCTTCGTGCCGCTCGCGGAGCTGGAAGCGCAGGGGTACGGCGAGTACCGGGCGCTGTTCGGGTAA
- a CDS encoding CAP domain-containing protein, with protein sequence MLPQPLRGASVALLILTLSACGGNSGTGSAPTLTDPAGNVSDTLSPQGVASPVALIVGQSTQLNVTVGGRAPAPGQLVWTTTNAAVATVTQTGLVTPVGGGNATVRAALSRNASAFIDFPLTISGAAPTPTPAPAPGTGFAQQILDLTNAARAQGRTCGATAYAAAPALTLNTQLGQAAQGHAADMAAQNYFSHTSKDGRTAGQRIAAAGYAYRTWGENIIAGQPTAQAAVDGWLKSEGHCKNIMNPNFRELGVGYAYKSGTEFGHYWVQNLGTR encoded by the coding sequence ATGCTCCCCCAACCCCTGCGCGGCGCCAGTGTCGCCCTGCTGATCCTGACCCTCAGCGCCTGCGGCGGCAACAGCGGCACCGGCAGCGCCCCCACCCTGACCGACCCGGCCGGGAACGTCAGTGACACGCTCTCCCCGCAGGGCGTCGCCAGCCCCGTCGCACTGATCGTGGGGCAGTCCACGCAACTGAACGTCACGGTCGGCGGCCGCGCCCCTGCGCCCGGCCAGCTCGTGTGGACCACCACCAACGCGGCGGTCGCCACGGTCACGCAGACCGGACTGGTCACGCCTGTGGGCGGCGGGAACGCCACCGTCCGCGCCGCCCTGAGCCGCAACGCGTCGGCCTTCATCGACTTCCCACTGACCATCAGCGGCGCCGCGCCCACCCCGACCCCCGCCCCAGCACCCGGCACGGGCTTCGCGCAGCAGATTCTGGATCTCACGAACGCCGCCCGCGCGCAGGGCCGCACCTGCGGGGCCACCGCCTACGCCGCCGCGCCCGCCCTGACTCTGAACACCCAGCTGGGGCAGGCCGCGCAGGGCCACGCCGCCGACATGGCCGCCCAGAACTACTTCAGCCACACCAGCAAGGACGGCCGCACCGCCGGGCAGCGCATCGCCGCCGCCGGATACGCCTACCGCACCTGGGGTGAGAACATCATTGCAGGACAGCCCACCGCGCAGGCAGCCGTGGACGGCTGGCTGAAAAGCGAGGGTCACTGCAAAAACATCATGAATCCCAACTTCAGGGAACTCGGCGTCGGGTATGCCTACAAGTCAGGCACCGAATTCGGCCACTACTGGGTGCAGAACCTCGGCACCCGCTGA
- a CDS encoding ATP-binding protein: protein MTVTTKARTLGELLQTAEYAGRAPFDGRIRLVQDEVRENLTRKLRSGEELFPGVVGYDDTVIPQLVNALLARQNFILLGLRGQAKSRILRAITGLLDEEVPVIAGVDMPDDVLNPVGAEGRHLLEAHGLDLPIRWLPRADRYVEKLATPDVTVADLVGDVDPIKAARLGTSLGDVRSMHFGLLPRANRGIFAVNELADLSPKVQVALFNILQEGDVQIKGYPVRLELDVMLVFSANPEDYTARGKIVTPLKDRIGSEIRTHYPTDVRLGMDITAQEAARAEGVIVPPFIAELIEEIAFQAREDGRVDKLSGVSQRLPISLMEVAAANAERRSLVAGDAPVVRVSDVYAGLPAITGKMELEYEGELKGADQVAKDVIRKAAGATYARNYGSANTRDLEKWFEAGNVFRFPQGGDSAAALKAAGEVPGLSDLAAEVAASSDDAVRVSAAEFILEGLYGRKKLSRAEELYAAPEAETRQQRGGRWN from the coding sequence ATGACGGTGACGACGAAGGCGAGAACGTTGGGAGAATTGCTTCAGACGGCAGAGTACGCCGGGCGCGCGCCGTTCGACGGCCGCATTCGGCTGGTGCAGGACGAGGTGCGGGAGAACCTGACCCGCAAGTTGCGCAGCGGCGAGGAATTGTTCCCCGGTGTGGTCGGGTACGACGACACGGTGATTCCGCAGCTGGTGAACGCGCTGCTGGCGCGGCAGAACTTCATTCTGCTGGGTCTGCGCGGTCAGGCGAAGAGCCGGATTCTGCGGGCCATCACGGGCCTGCTGGACGAGGAAGTGCCGGTCATTGCGGGCGTGGACATGCCGGACGACGTGCTGAACCCGGTGGGCGCGGAGGGCCGTCACCTGCTCGAAGCGCACGGGCTGGACCTGCCGATCCGCTGGCTCCCACGCGCGGACCGGTACGTGGAGAAACTGGCGACGCCGGACGTGACGGTGGCGGACCTCGTGGGCGACGTGGACCCCATCAAGGCGGCGCGTCTGGGCACCAGCCTGGGTGACGTGAGAAGCATGCACTTCGGGCTGCTGCCGCGCGCGAACCGGGGCATCTTCGCGGTGAACGAACTGGCGGACCTGTCCCCGAAGGTGCAGGTGGCGCTGTTCAACATCCTTCAGGAGGGGGACGTGCAGATCAAGGGCTACCCCGTCCGGCTGGAACTGGACGTGATGCTGGTCTTCAGCGCGAACCCGGAGGATTACACGGCGCGCGGGAAGATCGTCACGCCGCTCAAGGACCGCATCGGCAGCGAGATCCGCACGCACTACCCGACCGACGTGCGCCTGGGCATGGACATCACGGCGCAGGAGGCCGCGCGGGCCGAGGGCGTGATCGTGCCGCCGTTCATCGCGGAACTGATCGAGGAGATCGCGTTCCAGGCCCGCGAGGACGGCCGCGTGGACAAACTGAGCGGCGTGTCGCAGCGCCTGCCGATCTCGCTGATGGAGGTCGCTGCCGCGAACGCCGAGCGCCGCAGCCTCGTGGCCGGGGACGCCCCGGTCGTGCGCGTCAGTGACGTGTACGCGGGCCTGCCGGCCATCACGGGCAAGATGGAACTGGAGTACGAGGGTGAACTCAAGGGCGCCGATCAGGTCGCCAAAGACGTGATCCGTAAGGCGGCCGGGGCCACGTACGCCCGCAACTACGGCAGCGCGAACACCCGCGACCTGGAGAAGTGGTTCGAGGCCGGGAACGTGTTCCGCTTCCCGCAGGGTGGGGACAGCGCCGCCGCGCTGAAAGCAGCCGGGGAAGTGCCAGGCCTGAGTGATCTGGCGGCCGAGGTCGCCGCGAGCAGCGACGACGCCGTGCGCGTGTCGGCCGCCGAGTTCATCCTGGAAGGCCTGTACGGCCGCAAGAAACTCTCGCGCGCCGAGGAACTGTACGCCGCGCCGGAAGCCGAAACGCGCCAGCAGCGCGGCGGCCGCTGGAACTGA
- a CDS encoding EamA family transporter → MPRKFPPAMFLSAAPLLFVLLWSTGFLGTKGAARNADPFAYLTVRFALAALLMLALTAALRAPWPTRAQAGRAGVTGLLLHAGYLGGVTTAIWLGLPAGITSVLVGVQPLLTGFLSWPVLGERVTRPQWAGLALGFVGVLLVVGGQGIGNQTTASRPALLAAAFALICTTAGTLYQRRAGGDMPLLGGTAAQYVVSAAALGAVTLARGGGVIHWNVEFILSLTWLVLVLSVGAILLLMRLLRDLPAARVNSLFYLVPPLAVLESWALYGERLSTLSLGGLLLCVTGVALAARQPAARPARTG, encoded by the coding sequence ATGCCCCGCAAGTTCCCGCCCGCCATGTTCCTGTCGGCCGCGCCGCTGCTGTTCGTGCTGCTCTGGAGCACCGGCTTCCTGGGCACCAAGGGCGCGGCCCGGAACGCCGACCCGTTCGCGTACCTGACGGTCCGGTTCGCCCTGGCGGCCCTGCTGATGCTGGCCCTGACGGCCGCGCTGCGCGCCCCGTGGCCCACGCGGGCGCAGGCGGGCCGGGCGGGCGTGACGGGCCTGCTGCTGCACGCCGGGTACCTGGGCGGCGTGACGACCGCCATCTGGCTGGGCCTGCCCGCCGGGATCACCAGCGTGCTGGTGGGCGTGCAGCCCCTGCTGACCGGCTTTCTGTCCTGGCCGGTGCTGGGGGAACGGGTCACGCGGCCGCAGTGGGCGGGCCTTGCGCTGGGCTTCGTGGGCGTGCTGCTGGTCGTGGGCGGGCAGGGCATCGGAAATCAGACGACGGCCAGCCGGCCGGCCCTGCTGGCCGCCGCGTTCGCGCTGATCTGCACCACTGCCGGCACCCTCTACCAGCGCCGCGCGGGCGGCGACATGCCCCTGCTGGGCGGCACGGCCGCGCAGTACGTCGTCAGCGCCGCCGCGCTCGGGGCCGTCACCCTGGCGCGCGGGGGCGGCGTGATCCACTGGAACGTGGAATTCATCCTGTCCCTCACGTGGCTGGTGCTGGTCCTGTCGGTCGGGGCGATCCTGCTGCTCATGCGCCTGCTGCGCGACCTGCCGGCGGCGCGCGTGAACAGCCTCTTCTACCTCGTGCCGCCGCTGGCCGTGCTGGAAAGCTGGGCACTGTACGGCGAACGCCTCAGCACCCTGTCGCTGGGCGGCCTGCTGCTGTGCGTGACTGGTGTGGCCCTCGCCGCCCGGCAACCCGCCGCCCGCCCGGCGCGTACTGGGTGA
- a CDS encoding DUF1697 domain-containing protein: MTFVALLHAVNLGARRKVPMTDLRALLTGLGLREVRTYIQSGNAVFGADPDPALRGRLEAALEAQFGFLVPVTLRTAHEWQEAATGCPAYLRSEPVVVAFLRDPPAPERVEALRARDVTPERWEIVGPHLYQTVPDGVRNMKLSAAVIERTLGVGVTVRNERTVGAIAALLDT, encoded by the coding sequence ATGACTTTCGTGGCGCTGCTGCACGCGGTGAACCTGGGGGCGAGGCGCAAGGTGCCCATGACCGACCTGCGCGCCCTGCTGACCGGCCTGGGCCTGCGGGAAGTCCGCACGTACATCCAGAGCGGAAACGCCGTGTTCGGCGCGGACCCCGACCCGGCGCTGCGCGGGCGGCTGGAGGCGGCGCTGGAAGCGCAGTTCGGTTTCCTGGTGCCCGTGACGCTCCGCACGGCGCACGAGTGGCAGGAGGCGGCAACCGGTTGCCCCGCCTACCTGCGCAGCGAGCCGGTCGTGGTGGCGTTCCTGCGCGACCCGCCTGCCCCCGAGCGTGTGGAGGCCCTGCGCGCGCGGGACGTGACGCCGGAACGCTGGGAGATCGTAGGGCCGCACCTGTACCAGACGGTGCCGGACGGCGTGCGGAACATGAAGCTGTCGGCCGCTGTGATCGAACGGACGCTGGGGGTGGGCGTCACCGTCCGCAACGAGCGCACCGTGGGGGCCATCGCCGCCCTGCTGGACACCTGA
- a CDS encoding GNAT family N-acetyltransferase gives MRPVTPADAATIAAHRYPDARDLAERPVYAAWVESALQDGLYLGFLLEGGGEVIAGAGVTLLHWGPTRGDPQPWRARVVNVWTHPDWRRAGHARTLVTACLDALRARGVTRVSLGSSDMARPLYAGLGFAASPHEMTLTLLPD, from the coding sequence ATGCGCCCCGTCACACCCGCCGACGCCGCCACCATTGCCGCGCACCGCTACCCGGACGCCCGCGACCTCGCGGAGCGGCCCGTGTACGCCGCGTGGGTGGAATCCGCTCTGCAGGACGGCCTGTATCTGGGCTTCCTGCTGGAGGGTGGGGGAGAGGTGATCGCCGGGGCAGGCGTGACGCTGCTGCACTGGGGTCCCACGCGCGGTGACCCGCAGCCGTGGCGGGCGCGGGTGGTGAACGTCTGGACGCACCCGGACTGGCGGCGCGCCGGGCACGCCCGCACGCTGGTCACGGCCTGCCTGGACGCGCTGCGGGCACGCGGGGTCACGCGCGTCAGCCTGGGCAGCAGCGACATGGCCCGCCCGCTGTACGCCGGGCTGGGTTTCGCGGCCAGCCCGCACGAGATGACCCTGACCCTCCTCCCGGATTGA